One part of the Lachnospiraceae bacterium JLR.KK002 genome encodes these proteins:
- a CDS encoding rhomboid family intramembrane serine protease, with protein sequence MSEHKKLRLSFNSPVILSFTIICFLAMLLNDVTGGITNRMLFSVYRSSLLSPLTYLRFFGHVLGHAGWEHFFGNITLILVVGPLLEEKYGSANLLFVMLATALTTGLVHFIFFPRVGLLGASGVVFALILLSSITCVEDGAIPITFLLVAVIYIGQQVYQGIFIQDNVSNLTHILGGIVGASLGYVMNKNKMTNYSKRQSR encoded by the coding sequence ATGTCAGAACATAAAAAACTGAGATTGTCTTTTAATTCCCCGGTGATTCTGAGCTTTACCATCATCTGTTTTCTGGCCATGCTCCTGAATGATGTGACCGGGGGAATTACCAACCGCATGTTATTCAGCGTGTACCGCTCCTCTCTGCTGAGTCCCCTGACGTACCTGCGTTTCTTCGGACATGTGCTGGGCCATGCAGGATGGGAGCATTTCTTTGGGAATATCACGCTGATTCTGGTGGTAGGGCCGCTGCTGGAAGAAAAATACGGTTCGGCCAATCTGCTGTTTGTGATGCTGGCCACTGCCCTGACTACCGGACTGGTACATTTCATCTTCTTTCCCCGCGTGGGGCTTCTGGGAGCCAGCGGCGTGGTGTTTGCCCTGATTCTGCTGTCCTCCATCACCTGTGTGGAAGACGGAGCCATTCCCATTACCTTTCTGCTGGTGGCGGTTATCTATATCGGTCAGCAGGTATATCAGGGAATTTTTATACAGGATAATGTGTCAAATCTGACCCATATTCTGGGCGGTATTGTGGGAGCGTCCCTGGGATATGTGATGAATAAAAATAAAATGACAAATTACAGTAAAAGGCAGAGCAGATAA
- a CDS encoding putative holin-like toxin, translated as MITYTELIQFGIFIVALVGLCHTVPQGKK; from the coding sequence ATGATTACATACACGGAGCTCATTCAGTTCGGTATTTTCATTGTTGCCCTTGTGGGACTGTGCCACACAGTCCCACAAGGGAAAAAATAG
- a CDS encoding trypsin-like peptidase domain-containing protein: MHTENFKTRRNMIRLSSVEEFQNAKGSCSQNCRDVCFLRIVGLNQQVLQEIAAMDRILTEHMQAGNGYYYRRSSLPGLAAPEDADYYGGCYEEWKRNEWQKISIKSTEHHPELSSVLSHACEEALNLLRKHKSGLSISMEKNFVVKLLYWLDHTVPAALENWRPGDTRKAVFENICRQQEYLFCYLLTLLGFDVLLIQSSQDIDGELEKEGLSVSCRTEPRADLSLPEYVPETYRMVRVTVNTRVPERDRRTREMLNFGQEQTVTGTRREQTMAGARREQAVSRQPAGVLQKAHTEHTQPAELSYEELAMLASSVVQIMIHNDRGDVMGGGSGIMIGRDGYILTNNHVACRGKYYSVRIEDDEQVYRTDELVKYHSVLDLAVLRIQRRLEPIPLYNGEKKLARGQKVVAIGSPLGLFNSVSDGIISGFRVIDGVDMIQFTAPISHGSSGGAVLNMYGEVIGISTAGFDDGQNINLAVGYEYIRNFVQGFL, translated from the coding sequence ATGCATACGGAGAATTTCAAAACCAGAAGAAACATGATAAGATTGTCCTCCGTGGAGGAATTTCAGAATGCGAAAGGAAGCTGCAGCCAGAACTGCAGAGATGTTTGTTTTTTACGGATTGTGGGGCTGAATCAGCAGGTACTTCAGGAAATAGCCGCCATGGACAGAATTCTGACAGAACATATGCAGGCGGGAAACGGGTATTATTACAGACGGAGCAGTCTGCCTGGGCTGGCAGCCCCGGAAGATGCGGATTATTATGGAGGCTGTTATGAAGAGTGGAAAAGGAACGAGTGGCAGAAAATTTCCATAAAATCCACGGAACATCATCCGGAGCTGTCTTCTGTTCTGAGTCATGCATGTGAAGAAGCACTGAATTTGCTGCGAAAACACAAATCCGGCCTGAGCATTTCCATGGAGAAAAATTTTGTGGTAAAACTTCTGTACTGGCTGGACCATACCGTGCCGGCAGCTTTGGAGAACTGGAGACCGGGAGATACCAGGAAGGCTGTATTTGAAAATATCTGCAGGCAGCAGGAATATCTGTTTTGCTATCTGCTGACGTTGCTGGGCTTTGATGTGCTGCTCATCCAGAGTTCTCAGGATATTGACGGGGAACTGGAGAAAGAAGGCCTGTCTGTTTCGTGCAGGACAGAGCCCAGGGCAGACCTGTCCCTTCCCGAATATGTACCGGAAACATACAGAATGGTTCGTGTCACGGTAAATACCAGAGTGCCCGAACGAGACAGAAGAACCAGGGAAATGCTGAACTTTGGACAGGAACAGACAGTGACAGGAACCCGGAGAGAACAGACGATGGCAGGAGCCCGGAGAGAACAGGCAGTTTCCCGGCAGCCCGCAGGCGTTTTGCAAAAAGCTCATACAGAACATACACAGCCTGCAGAACTGTCCTATGAAGAACTGGCCATGCTGGCTTCTTCGGTGGTGCAGATTATGATACACAATGACAGAGGCGATGTGATGGGCGGCGGCTCCGGCATTATGATTGGCCGGGACGGGTACATTCTCACCAATAACCATGTGGCCTGCCGGGGAAAGTATTATTCTGTACGCATTGAGGATGACGAACAGGTATACCGGACAGACGAACTGGTGAAATATCATTCCGTACTGGATCTGGCAGTCCTGCGGATTCAGCGGAGGCTGGAGCCCATTCCCCTGTACAATGGAGAGAAAAAACTGGCCAGAGGCCAGAAGGTGGTGGCCATTGGAAGCCCCCTGGGACTGTTTAATTCCGTGTCAGACGGGATTATTTCCGGATTCCGGGTAATCGACGGGGTGGATATGATTCAGTTTACAGCGCCCATTTCTCACGGGAGTTCCGGGGGAGCGGTGCTTAACATGTACGGTGAGGTAATCGGAATCAGTACGGCAGGATTTGATGACGGTCAGAATATCAATCTGGCGGTGGGATATGAATACATACGGAATTTTGTGCAGGGGTTTCTGTAA
- a CDS encoding GNAT family N-acetyltransferase translates to MEINSLSKKYYVRKLDKNDVDMIYDMSCKNHIFYQYHPPFVTRESILEDMAALPPGKSEDDKCYVGYFDKESLTGIMDLILGYPEKETAFIGLFMVNTQYQNKGVGSEIIGEVTVYLKSLGYKEIRLGVDRGNPQSYAFWTKNHFVTINEAEYILMGLKM, encoded by the coding sequence GTGGAGATAAATTCTTTATCAAAAAAGTATTATGTACGCAAACTGGATAAAAATGATGTGGATATGATATATGACATGAGCTGCAAAAACCATATATTTTATCAGTATCACCCGCCTTTTGTTACCAGAGAGAGTATACTGGAAGACATGGCTGCCTTACCGCCGGGAAAGAGCGAGGATGATAAATGTTATGTTGGATATTTTGATAAGGAATCCCTGACGGGAATTATGGATTTGATTCTCGGTTATCCGGAAAAGGAAACTGCTTTTATCGGCCTGTTTATGGTGAATACCCAATATCAGAATAAAGGTGTCGGCTCGGAAATAATCGGTGAAGTTACTGTATACCTGAAATCCCTGGGCTATAAAGAAATCCGGCTGGGCGTTGACAGGGGAAATCCGCAAAGTTATGCTTTCTGGACGAAAAATCATTTTGTTACGATTAACGAAGCGGAATATATTCTTATGGGGTTAAAAATGTAA
- a CDS encoding HpcH/HpaI aldolase/citrate lyase family protein, with product MNQSINPYQVGPLLYCPANNETIVHSLTHEKFGRQFSLALCLEDTIRDDRVAEAEETLIASVKVLAQAQSRQSFFMPKLFIRVRNYGQIKSLLQRLGDLRTLITGFNIPKFSPENADAYIRAVCDINENTNQTFYMMPILESPDLIDLQNRYRILYELKDKLDSVSQYVLNIRVGGNDLCHRFGFRRHSTESIHKIRPIGSIFSDIVTVFGMDYVISGPVWEYYNGKNWETGLIQELNDDRLCGFIGKTVIHPRQIPLVNEAYKVRLKDYNDAKAILDWDTDSPSLVSGSIVKERMNEYKTHSNWALRTLLLAEAYGLK from the coding sequence ATGAATCAATCCATAAACCCTTATCAGGTTGGCCCGCTGCTCTATTGTCCCGCCAACAACGAAACCATTGTTCATTCACTGACCCATGAGAAATTCGGCAGACAGTTTTCCCTGGCTCTCTGCCTGGAAGACACCATACGGGACGACCGGGTGGCCGAAGCCGAGGAAACTCTGATTGCTTCCGTAAAAGTTCTGGCACAGGCCCAGTCCCGCCAGTCGTTTTTTATGCCAAAACTTTTTATCCGTGTTCGGAATTATGGACAAATCAAAAGCCTGCTGCAGCGGCTGGGAGACTTAAGAACGCTTATCACAGGATTTAATATACCGAAATTTTCTCCGGAAAATGCAGACGCATATATCCGGGCTGTCTGCGATATCAATGAAAATACAAATCAGACTTTTTACATGATGCCCATTCTGGAAAGCCCTGACCTCATTGATTTGCAAAACAGATACCGGATTCTGTATGAATTAAAGGACAAACTGGATTCTGTTTCTCAGTATGTGCTGAATATCCGGGTGGGAGGAAATGATTTATGCCATCGGTTCGGATTCCGCAGGCACAGCACGGAATCCATTCACAAAATCCGCCCCATTGGCAGTATTTTCTCTGATATTGTTACGGTGTTTGGTATGGACTATGTGATTTCCGGCCCTGTCTGGGAATATTACAATGGGAAAAACTGGGAAACGGGACTCATCCAGGAACTGAATGACGACAGGCTGTGCGGATTTATCGGTAAAACCGTCATTCATCCCCGGCAGATTCCGCTGGTAAATGAGGCTTACAAAGTACGGCTCAAAGACTACAATGACGCGAAAGCCATTCTGGACTGGGATACGGACTCCCCTTCTCTGGTTTCCGGCAGCATTGTGAAAGAACGTATGAATGAATACAAAACCCACAGCAACTGGGCTCTGCGGACCCTTCTGCTGGCAGAAGCCTACGGCCTGAAATAA
- a CDS encoding cysteine protease StiP family protein — MRSSYREDDVIFLLKDITGMVKPQPAQEREREIQAGRHYCEMLPLEYVPTPAYMEAYREGLAHYAGATAQAVGVLADKIMEKKGSQAVLVSLARAGTPVGILLKRYILRKYQAEVKHYSISIIRGRGIDHNAMKFLLEIYEAKRLLFVDGWIGKGAILGELKKELAAYPGVSDEIAVLADPAGVTDLCGTHEDILIPSSCLNGTVSGLVSRTFLRDDIIGAHDFHGAVYYEEMEREDLSYDFIEAIEREFDCYPSAAKGKTENFPEDWKYSAPVSRKLCPNGSTEGKRAENAGLQEVRAIGRKFGISDINLIKPGIGETTRVLLRRIPWKILISSCCREDRSLAHILKLAQEKQVPVEYYPLEHYKACGIIKKLADT; from the coding sequence ATGAGAAGTTCCTACAGAGAAGACGACGTGATATTTCTGCTGAAAGATATTACCGGAATGGTGAAGCCCCAGCCGGCCCAGGAGCGGGAACGGGAAATCCAGGCGGGGCGCCATTACTGTGAAATGCTGCCCCTGGAATACGTTCCCACTCCGGCTTATATGGAGGCGTACCGGGAAGGCCTTGCGCACTATGCCGGGGCCACCGCCCAGGCAGTGGGAGTTCTGGCGGATAAAATCATGGAGAAAAAAGGCAGCCAGGCGGTGCTGGTTTCCCTGGCGCGGGCAGGCACGCCGGTTGGAATCCTGCTGAAACGTTATATCTTAAGAAAATATCAGGCTGAGGTAAAACATTATTCCATTTCCATTATCCGGGGCAGAGGTATTGACCATAATGCCATGAAGTTTCTGCTGGAAATATATGAGGCAAAGCGTCTCCTGTTTGTGGACGGATGGATTGGAAAAGGGGCCATACTGGGAGAGCTTAAGAAGGAGCTGGCAGCATATCCCGGTGTCTCCGATGAGATTGCGGTGCTGGCAGACCCGGCCGGCGTCACAGACCTGTGCGGCACCCACGAAGATATTCTGATTCCCAGTTCCTGTCTGAACGGTACCGTTTCCGGACTGGTAAGCCGAACTTTTCTGCGGGATGATATTATTGGAGCGCATGATTTTCACGGAGCGGTTTATTATGAAGAAATGGAGCGGGAAGACCTGTCCTATGACTTTATCGAAGCCATAGAGAGGGAATTTGACTGTTATCCTTCGGCCGCAAAAGGGAAGACAGAGAATTTTCCTGAGGACTGGAAGTATTCTGCACCTGTAAGCCGGAAACTGTGCCCCAATGGCAGCACAGAAGGAAAAAGGGCGGAAAATGCCGGACTTCAGGAAGTCAGGGCCATCGGCCGAAAATTTGGCATTTCAGATATAAACCTGATAAAACCGGGAATCGGGGAAACCACCAGAGTACTTCTCCGGCGGATTCCCTGGAAAATATTAATCAGCAGCTGCTGCAGAGAAGACCGTTCCCTGGCCCATATTCTGAAACTTGCCCAGGAAAAGCAGGTTCCGGTGGAATATTATCCCCTGGAACATTATAAAGCCTGCGGAATCATAAAGAAGCTGGCAGATACCTGA
- a CDS encoding phosphoribosyltransferase domain-containing protein, giving the protein MYTAEIASLAKRENNTKRNYLVINKYQGKHIPVSPGKALDMFSALAELVRRRYPNERLLVVGFAETATAIGETLAAELDTYGIHTTREKVPHGEYLYFSESHSHATEQKLVKNELDKILEHTDRVIFAEDEVTTGNTIRKIIRLLRETYGEHLRFSAASLLNGMDENSRSVYQAEGIDLVYLVKADYSGYPERAESCRGDGTYYDCRSKTEAAGSDSVDSVCMTSGSQGLSEESHAGNLCHITEISGYMNTRKLHHGKTYRAACEEMCEQIFREIPTGAEEHILVLGTEEFMYPGLYLGRKLQEQGRQVRFHATTRSPIAVSSAPEYPLHERYQLASFYDSERVTYIYDLSPCHRVLVLTDAAVTEEGLRSLRQALHLAGNDNIQVIRWC; this is encoded by the coding sequence ATGTATACAGCAGAAATTGCTTCTCTGGCAAAACGGGAAAATAATACAAAACGGAATTATCTGGTGATAAATAAATATCAGGGAAAGCATATTCCCGTATCTCCGGGAAAAGCGCTGGACATGTTTTCCGCACTGGCGGAGCTGGTGCGCCGGCGTTACCCGAACGAACGCCTGCTGGTGGTGGGATTTGCGGAGACAGCCACAGCCATCGGGGAAACGCTGGCGGCAGAACTGGATACGTATGGGATACATACCACCAGAGAAAAGGTTCCCCATGGGGAATATCTGTATTTTTCCGAGTCCCACAGCCATGCCACAGAGCAGAAGCTGGTAAAAAATGAACTGGATAAAATTCTGGAGCACACAGACCGGGTGATATTCGCAGAGGACGAGGTGACCACCGGAAATACCATAAGGAAAATTATCAGGCTGCTGCGGGAAACTTATGGGGAACACCTCAGGTTTTCCGCGGCGTCCCTGTTAAACGGTATGGATGAAAATTCCCGAAGTGTTTATCAGGCAGAGGGAATAGATTTGGTTTATCTTGTGAAAGCAGATTACAGCGGCTACCCGGAGCGGGCAGAGTCCTGCAGAGGCGACGGTACTTATTATGACTGCCGCTCCAAAACGGAAGCCGCCGGTTCTGATTCTGTTGATTCTGTCTGTATGACTTCAGGCTCCCAGGGACTTTCTGAGGAGAGCCATGCCGGGAACCTCTGTCATATTACGGAGATTTCCGGTTATATGAATACCAGAAAACTCCATCACGGAAAAACTTACCGGGCAGCCTGTGAAGAGATGTGTGAGCAGATTTTCCGGGAAATTCCCACCGGGGCCGAGGAACATATTCTTGTACTGGGCACCGAGGAATTTATGTATCCAGGTCTTTACCTTGGCCGGAAACTCCAGGAACAGGGGCGTCAGGTAAGATTTCATGCTACTACCCGCAGCCCCATTGCAGTCAGCAGCGCTCCGGAATATCCCCTCCATGAGCGGTATCAGCTTGCCAGTTTCTACGATTCGGAGCGGGTGACATATATTTATGATTTATCTCCCTGCCACCGGGTACTGGTACTCACGGACGCGGCGGTAACGGAAGAAGGGCTGCGCTCTCTGCGGCAGGCGTTGCACCTTGCAGGCAACGACAATATACAGGTAATCAGGTGGTGCTGA
- a CDS encoding transketolase family protein, translating to MPEVKKIATRESYGKALVELGREHENLVVLDADLAAATKTGLFQKEFPERHLDCGIAECNMTGIAAGIATTGKVPFVSSFAMFAAGRAFEQVRNSIGYPHLNVKIGATHAGISVGEDGATHQCNEDIALMRTIPGMTIINPADDVEARAAVKAAYEMEGPVYLRFGRLAVPVINDREDYKFEIGKGVVLREGTDVTIAATGLCVAASLEAAEKLASEGIQAEVINIHTIKPLDEELIVRSAKKTGKVITVEEHSVIGGLGSAVCDCLCEKAPTPVCKIGINDVFGESGPAAKLLEKYGLDGQGIYEKVKKFV from the coding sequence ATGCCGGAAGTAAAGAAAATTGCAACCAGAGAAAGTTACGGGAAAGCGCTGGTGGAACTGGGCAGAGAGCATGAGAATCTGGTAGTGCTGGATGCGGATCTTGCCGCCGCCACCAAAACAGGACTGTTTCAGAAAGAATTTCCGGAGCGCCATCTGGACTGCGGAATTGCAGAATGTAATATGACAGGCATTGCGGCAGGCATTGCCACAACGGGAAAAGTGCCTTTTGTAAGCTCTTTTGCCATGTTTGCAGCAGGGAGAGCCTTTGAGCAGGTGCGCAATTCCATCGGCTATCCCCATCTGAATGTGAAAATAGGAGCCACCCACGCGGGAATTTCCGTGGGGGAAGACGGTGCAACCCATCAGTGCAACGAGGATATTGCCTTAATGCGTACCATTCCCGGTATGACCATTATCAATCCGGCCGATGATGTGGAAGCCAGAGCAGCTGTAAAGGCAGCCTATGAGATGGAGGGCCCGGTATATCTGAGGTTCGGGCGTCTGGCAGTGCCTGTGATTAACGACCGGGAAGATTATAAATTTGAAATTGGAAAAGGGGTAGTGCTGCGGGAAGGAACAGATGTGACCATTGCGGCAACAGGCCTGTGCGTGGCAGCCTCTCTGGAAGCGGCGGAGAAACTTGCTTCTGAAGGCATTCAGGCGGAAGTCATCAATATTCATACCATCAAGCCTCTGGACGAGGAACTGATTGTCCGTTCTGCGAAAAAAACCGGAAAAGTGATTACCGTAGAGGAACATTCCGTGATTGGCGGCCTGGGAAGCGCAGTCTGCGACTGTCTGTGTGAAAAGGCCCCCACACCTGTATGCAAAATCGGTATCAACGACGTATTCGGAGAGTCCGGACCTGCAGCAAAACTGCTGGAAAAATACGGACTGGACGGTCAGGGAATCTACGAAAAAGTAAAAAAATTTGTGTGA
- a CDS encoding transketolase produces the protein MENLELQKAANEVRKGILTSVHAAKAGHPGGSLSAAEVFTYLYFEEMNIDPQNPKKPDRDRFVLSKGHTAPGLYAALANRGYFPVEDLKTLRHIGSHLQGHPCLQHTPGIDMSSGSLGQGISAAVGMAVSAQISNDSYRVYTLLGDGELQEGQVWEAAMFAGHQKLDNLVVIVDNNGLQIDGKIEDVCSPYPIDEKFRAFQFHVINVADGNDFDSLRAAFQEARATKGQPTAIVLKTLKGKGVSYMENQAGWHGKAPNDEEYEIAMKELEKAGEALCRK, from the coding sequence ATGGAAAATTTAGAACTTCAGAAAGCAGCCAATGAAGTCCGCAAAGGAATTCTGACTTCCGTACATGCGGCGAAAGCCGGCCATCCCGGCGGCTCCCTTTCCGCTGCAGAGGTGTTTACGTATCTGTATTTTGAAGAAATGAATATTGACCCTCAGAACCCGAAAAAGCCGGACCGGGACCGGTTTGTACTCTCCAAGGGCCATACGGCTCCGGGACTGTATGCGGCTCTCGCCAACAGAGGCTATTTTCCGGTGGAAGATCTGAAAACACTGCGTCATATCGGTTCCCATTTACAGGGGCATCCCTGCCTGCAGCATACGCCGGGTATTGATATGTCCAGCGGCTCTCTGGGGCAGGGGATTTCCGCAGCAGTGGGCATGGCGGTGTCCGCTCAGATAAGCAATGACAGTTACCGGGTGTACACCCTTTTGGGCGACGGGGAACTGCAGGAAGGCCAGGTGTGGGAAGCGGCCATGTTTGCAGGGCACCAGAAGCTGGACAATCTGGTGGTGATTGTGGACAACAATGGCCTGCAGATTGACGGTAAAATCGAAGACGTATGTTCCCCTTATCCCATTGATGAGAAATTCAGAGCTTTCCAGTTCCATGTGATTAACGTGGCGGACGGAAATGACTTTGATTCCCTGCGGGCAGCTTTTCAGGAAGCGCGGGCAACGAAAGGGCAGCCCACAGCCATTGTGTTGAAGACACTGAAAGGCAAAGGCGTTTCCTATATGGAAAATCAGGCCGGATGGCATGGTAAGGCTCCCAACGACGAAGAATACGAAATTGCCATGAAAGAACTGGAGAAAGCAGGTGAAGCATTATGCCGGAAGTAA
- the fsa gene encoding fructose-6-phosphate aldolase: MKLFIDTANVDDIRKANDMGVICGVTTNPSLIAKEGRDFNEVIREIAAIVDGPISGEVKATTTDAEGMIKEGREIAAIHPNMIVKIPMTVEGLKAVKVLSGEGIKTNVTLIFTANQALLAARAGATYVSPFLGRLDDISQPGIQLIEDIVTIFDNYGLETEIIAASIRNTIHVHDCALAGADIATIPWSVIEQMTKHPLTDQGIEKFQKDYRAVFGE, translated from the coding sequence ATGAAATTATTTATTGACACAGCCAATGTGGATGACATTCGCAAAGCAAATGATATGGGGGTAATCTGCGGAGTGACCACCAACCCCTCTCTGATTGCAAAAGAGGGCAGAGATTTTAATGAAGTAATCAGAGAGATTGCAGCTATCGTGGACGGACCCATCAGCGGGGAAGTAAAGGCAACCACAACAGATGCAGAGGGCATGATAAAAGAGGGACGGGAGATTGCGGCGATTCATCCCAATATGATTGTGAAGATTCCCATGACTGTGGAAGGGCTGAAAGCCGTTAAGGTACTTTCAGGAGAAGGGATTAAAACCAATGTGACGCTGATTTTCACAGCAAATCAGGCATTGCTGGCGGCCAGAGCAGGGGCCACCTATGTATCGCCTTTCCTGGGGCGGCTGGACGACATCAGCCAGCCCGGCATTCAGTTAATTGAAGATATTGTTACCATTTTCGATAATTACGGACTGGAAACGGAAATCATTGCGGCCAGCATCCGCAATACCATCCATGTCCATGACTGTGCGCTGGCCGGAGCAGATATTGCAACCATTCCCTGGAGCGTGATTGAGCAGATGACGAAACATCCTCTGACAGACCAGGGAATTGAGAAATTCCAGAAAGATTACAGAGCAGTTTTCGGGGAGTAA
- a CDS encoding [Fe-Fe] hydrogenase large subunit C-terminal domain-containing protein: MKTFHQLYLDILEQEAGKGRVLEEEYNLYHMDCLLHPEKHAPVIFAEECQQCAYEKACERSCIFDAFEQDENGKVYINKEKCTGCGACVEACRLEKLVANKDVVPVLRAVRGKQREVYALVAPAFLGQFGPEVTTGKLRAAFKAMGFQGLIEVAVFADILTLKEALEFDANIREEQDYQLTSCCCPVWIAMIRKVYQELMPHVPGAVSPMIAAGRVVKKLHPDAVTVFIGPCMAKKQEAREGDIADAVDYVLTFQEVQDMFEAADIHPEQLGEDDKEHSSRAGRIYARTGGVSEAVKTTVEQLRPERSIEVRAEQADGVPACREMIERLKRGETKANFFEGMGCRGGCVGGPKIIIDKEEGRKNVERYGEAAEYRTPLENPFVPELLRRLGFHTIEEFLEKSDILVRKFS, from the coding sequence ATGAAAACATTTCATCAGTTATATCTGGATATTTTAGAGCAGGAAGCAGGAAAGGGGCGTGTACTGGAGGAAGAATATAATCTATATCACATGGATTGCCTTCTTCATCCGGAGAAACACGCCCCTGTGATATTTGCAGAAGAATGCCAGCAGTGCGCCTATGAGAAAGCCTGTGAGAGAAGCTGCATTTTTGACGCCTTTGAGCAGGACGAAAACGGGAAGGTCTATATTAACAAAGAAAAATGTACGGGCTGCGGCGCCTGTGTGGAGGCGTGCAGGCTGGAAAAACTGGTGGCCAATAAAGATGTGGTTCCGGTGCTGCGGGCAGTCAGAGGAAAACAGCGGGAGGTGTATGCCCTGGTGGCTCCGGCATTTCTGGGGCAGTTCGGGCCGGAGGTTACCACCGGAAAGCTGCGGGCGGCCTTTAAAGCCATGGGATTTCAGGGGCTGATAGAGGTGGCTGTATTTGCAGATATTTTAACATTGAAGGAAGCGCTGGAGTTTGACGCTAATATCCGGGAAGAACAGGATTATCAGCTTACAAGCTGCTGCTGTCCTGTGTGGATTGCCATGATACGGAAAGTATATCAGGAGCTGATGCCCCATGTGCCGGGAGCCGTATCTCCCATGATTGCGGCAGGACGGGTAGTGAAAAAGCTCCACCCGGATGCGGTTACCGTATTTATCGGTCCCTGCATGGCCAAGAAGCAGGAAGCCAGAGAAGGAGATATTGCCGACGCAGTGGACTATGTGCTGACCTTTCAGGAAGTGCAGGACATGTTTGAGGCGGCGGATATTCATCCGGAACAGCTTGGAGAAGACGATAAAGAGCATTCTTCCAGAGCAGGGCGGATTTATGCCAGAACAGGAGGGGTCAGTGAGGCTGTGAAGACCACGGTGGAACAGCTCAGGCCGGAGCGCAGCATTGAAGTCCGGGCAGAACAGGCAGACGGTGTGCCGGCCTGCCGGGAAATGATAGAGCGGCTGAAACGGGGAGAGACGAAAGCCAATTTTTTTGAGGGGATGGGATGCCGGGGCGGCTGCGTGGGAGGGCCGAAAATCATCATAGACAAAGAAGAAGGCAGAAAAAATGTGGAGCGTTACGGAGAGGCGGCGGAATACCGGACGCCGCTGGAAAATCCTTTCGTACCGGAACTTTTAAGAAGGCTGGGATTTCATACCATTGAAGAATTTCTGGAAAAAAGCGATATTCTTGTAAGGAAATTCAGTTAG
- a CDS encoding MATE family efflux transporter, which translates to MRIQLSDHFTYKKLLRFVISPILMMICTSLYEIVDGFFVSNYVGKTPFAAVNLIMLVCMAFGTTGIMIGTGGSAVISKTLGEGKSGEANQYFSMLVYFATGLSLLLSVTGFVFARPIAAALGAEGELLESAVLYSRILAFGLTAFVLQNVFQIAMVAILPVFFGMDGIWLAIVAAELLALVVTVGFLSCEKELVALMRKSALS; encoded by the coding sequence ATGAGAATACAGTTATCCGATCATTTTACTTATAAAAAATTACTGCGTTTTGTGATATCACCGATACTGATGATGATCTGCACATCTCTGTACGAGATTGTGGACGGATTTTTTGTGTCCAATTATGTGGGAAAGACACCCTTTGCAGCGGTAAATCTGATTATGCTGGTCTGCATGGCCTTTGGTACCACGGGCATTATGATTGGTACGGGAGGCAGTGCGGTGATTTCCAAAACTCTGGGCGAGGGAAAATCCGGAGAGGCAAACCAGTATTTTTCCATGCTGGTGTATTTTGCAACCGGGTTAAGTCTGCTGCTGTCCGTGACAGGATTTGTGTTTGCCAGGCCCATTGCCGCCGCACTGGGAGCAGAAGGGGAATTGCTGGAATCAGCAGTGCTCTACAGCCGGATTCTGGCGTTTGGGCTTACTGCCTTTGTGCTGCAGAATGTGTTCCAGATTGCGATGGTGGCAATTCTGCCGGTATTTTTTGGCATGGACGGAATCTGGCTGGCCATTGTGGCGGCGGAGCTGCTGGCTCTTGTGGTGACTGTGGGCTTTTTATCCTGTGAGAAAGAACTTGTCGCCTTAATGCGTAAAAGTGCTCTTTCCTGA